The Pyrus communis chromosome 9, drPyrComm1.1, whole genome shotgun sequence genome has a segment encoding these proteins:
- the LOC137744422 gene encoding uncharacterized protein has protein sequence MVFLEKVPEGIKVVPLLVDSLILTKKMVGSGSSGGDLRTPQFDGAKYDFWAVKMKTILIVHDLWDVVELGVQVQQIPEEEEGSGEEGSEVEQIPVEPPTIFREDRIKNAKALSLIQGAITDELFPRIRNEKTTKRAWDILRREFRGDKKVRAVKLQAVRADFEYMRMTDSENLDDYLGRFFGIVNNLKSLGEDVTEQKIVQKLLMSLSRRYKSIVSIIEETRDLDAIRVEEVIASVKVYDKREDLHDERDRMTGTERAFSSLRVGNNQVIVTYKGS, from the coding sequence ATGGTCTTCCTAGAAAAAGTCCCAGAAGGGATAAAGGTGGTTCCTTTATTGGTTGATTCACTGATACTCACTAAGAAAATGGTGGGATCAGGTTCTTCCGGTGGAGACTTACGAACTCCACAGTTCGATGGTGCAAAGTACGATTTTTGGGCTGTCAAGATGAAAACTATCCTCATAGTGCATGATCTATGGGATGTAGTGGAACTCGGTGTACAAGTGCAGCAGATTCCTGAAGAGGAAGAAGGTTCTGGAGAGGAGGGTAGCGAGGTTGAGCAAATTCCAGTGGAACCACCAACCATCTTCAGAGAAGATAGAATCAAAAACGCCAAGGCGTTGAGTCTTATACAAGGAGCTATAACAGATGAGCTTTTTCCTCGTATCAGAAATGAGAAGACTACAAAAAGGGCTTGGGACATCCTGAGAAGAGAGTTCAGAGGAGATAAGAAGGTAAGAGCTGTGAAACTTCAAGCTGTTAGGGCTGATTTTGAATATATGAGAATGACAGATAGTGAAAACCTAGATGACTATTTGGGTAGGTTTTTTGGAATAGTGAATAATCTGAAGTCTCTTGGTGAAGATGTGACTGAACAAAAAATTGTGCAGAAATTATTGATGAGTCTAAGTAGGAGGTATAAATCCATTGTGTCTATTATTGAGGAAACTCGAGATCTAGATGCTATTAGAGTGGAAGAAGTCATTGCATCTGTCAAAGTATATGATAAAAGGGAAGACTTACATGATGAAAGGGATAGAATGACAGGAACTGAGAGGGCTTTTAGTAGTCTCAGAGTTGGAAACAATCAGGTCATTGTCACCTACAAAGGTTCTTAG